From a single Sinomonas atrocyanea genomic region:
- a CDS encoding low molecular weight protein-tyrosine-phosphatase, protein MNSTASPYRIITVCTGNICRSPMAEFMLADSLRAAGLAEHVLVDSAGTTSYEVGRPIDPRAARVLAAHGLRARTHVARQFEAAWYGERELILALDVDHYGHLREQAPLGAAEKVRLLREFDPAVAHLDHLDQGIEDPWFGDQSDFETTWRLIAASVPGIIAHVRRELATLGLAVDA, encoded by the coding sequence ATGAACTCGACGGCGAGCCCCTACCGGATCATCACGGTCTGCACCGGGAACATCTGCCGTTCCCCCATGGCCGAGTTCATGCTCGCCGACTCCCTGCGCGCGGCCGGCCTCGCCGAGCACGTCCTCGTCGATTCGGCGGGCACCACCAGCTACGAGGTCGGGCGGCCGATCGACCCTCGCGCCGCCCGCGTCCTCGCGGCCCACGGGCTGCGCGCCCGCACCCACGTCGCACGCCAGTTCGAGGCCGCCTGGTACGGCGAGCGCGAGCTGATCCTCGCCCTCGACGTGGACCACTACGGGCACCTGCGCGAGCAGGCACCGCTGGGGGCCGCCGAGAAGGTGCGGCTGCTGCGCGAGTTCGACCCCGCCGTCGCGCACCTGGACCACCTCGATCAGGGGATCGAGGATCCGTGGTTCGGCGACCAGAGCGACTTCGAGACGACGTGGCGCCTCATCGCCGCGTCGGTGCCCGGCATCATCGCCCACGTGCGCCGCGAGCTCGCCACGCTCGGCCTGGCCGTCGACGCCTGA
- a CDS encoding methyltransferase domain-containing protein has translation MEAPDSTAKTPDDVYTHGHHESVVRAHAARTAENSAAFLLPHLAPGLTVLDVGCGPGSITCDFARLVDPGRVTGLDRSEDVVAQARALAEERGVANASFMAGNVYDLELDDETFDVVHAHQVLQHLTDPVAALREMRRVAKPGGLVAVRDADFHGMSWYPELDELDEWMDLYQRIARHNGAEPDAGRRLVGWMQEAGFTDVSPSSSNWLYATPQQRAWQARVWSERVLHSAFAEQALEYGFAEQAGLERIAAGWHRWGSSADGWFLIPNGEVIGRA, from the coding sequence ATGGAAGCGCCGGACAGCACCGCGAAGACCCCCGACGACGTCTACACCCATGGCCACCACGAGAGCGTGGTGCGGGCCCACGCGGCACGGACCGCCGAGAATTCCGCCGCGTTCCTCCTCCCCCACCTCGCCCCCGGGCTGACGGTGCTCGACGTCGGGTGCGGGCCTGGGAGCATCACGTGCGACTTCGCCAGACTCGTCGACCCGGGCCGCGTGACCGGCCTGGACCGTTCCGAGGACGTCGTGGCCCAGGCGCGGGCGCTCGCCGAGGAGCGCGGGGTGGCCAACGCGTCCTTCATGGCGGGCAACGTGTACGACCTCGAGCTCGACGACGAGACGTTCGACGTGGTCCACGCCCATCAGGTCCTGCAGCACCTCACCGACCCCGTCGCGGCGCTGCGGGAGATGCGGCGCGTGGCGAAGCCGGGCGGGCTGGTGGCAGTGCGGGACGCGGACTTCCACGGGATGAGCTGGTACCCGGAGCTGGACGAGCTCGATGAATGGATGGACCTCTACCAGCGCATCGCGCGGCACAACGGCGCCGAGCCGGACGCCGGGCGTCGGCTCGTGGGCTGGATGCAGGAGGCGGGATTCACCGATGTCTCCCCCAGCAGCAGCAACTGGCTGTACGCGACGCCGCAGCAGCGGGCCTGGCAGGCACGCGTGTGGAGCGAACGCGTGCTGCACTCCGCGTTCGCCGAGCAGGCCCTCGAGTACGGCTTCGCCGAACAGGCGGGCCTCGAGCGGATCGCGGCGGGCTGGCACCGCTGGGGATCCTCCGCCGACGGCTGGTTCCTCATCCCCAACGGCGAGGTGATCGGCCGAGCCTAG
- a CDS encoding MFS transporter gives MTSPAPAAWNPRLALLVAATYFMEFLDGTALATALPAIGADFGVPPADVNVAMTAYLVAVAMGIPFSSWLAERFGPRPVFTSAILVFTLASLACALSPGLAALTAFRAVQGFGGAMMVPVGSLVVLRGTPKGELLKATAFLVWPGLLAPVLAPLVGGALTQYLSWHWIFLVNLPLGAAALVAALRLVPAGGADAGRRLDWPGLGLTTLGVAAVVVGLELLSEGRPAGWAAATLALGLAGLAAAVAWMRRAPRPLFDFSVLRVRTFRATQTGGFVYRLTIQAVPFLLPLLFQDGFGWDPVHSGLLVAAVFVGNIGVKPATTPLIRRFGFKPVLVTAAAASAATFAACALLAPETSEALIALLLVASGAFRSIGFSAYMNVQYADVSAEQLPSANAIANTLVQLAAALGVAVGALLIRAGAAWLPEAAGHAAALPYRFAFAAIAVLMLASVADSALLPRHAGTEVSGRRR, from the coding sequence GTGACCTCACCCGCCCCGGCTGCCTGGAACCCCCGTCTCGCGCTGCTCGTCGCCGCGACGTACTTCATGGAGTTCCTCGACGGCACGGCCCTGGCGACGGCCCTGCCGGCTATCGGCGCCGACTTCGGGGTGCCACCGGCCGACGTCAATGTGGCCATGACCGCCTACCTCGTCGCCGTCGCGATGGGCATCCCGTTCAGCTCCTGGCTCGCCGAGCGCTTCGGGCCGCGTCCCGTCTTCACCTCGGCGATCCTGGTCTTCACCCTCGCCTCGCTCGCGTGCGCGCTGAGTCCCGGCCTCGCGGCGCTCACGGCCTTCCGGGCCGTGCAGGGCTTCGGCGGGGCGATGATGGTCCCGGTCGGCTCGCTCGTGGTGCTGCGCGGCACGCCCAAGGGCGAGCTCCTGAAGGCCACGGCGTTCCTCGTCTGGCCCGGCCTGCTCGCCCCAGTCCTCGCCCCGCTCGTGGGCGGGGCGCTCACCCAGTACCTCTCCTGGCACTGGATCTTCCTGGTCAACCTCCCTCTGGGCGCCGCCGCGCTCGTGGCCGCGCTGCGGCTCGTGCCCGCGGGCGGCGCTGATGCCGGCCGCCGGCTCGACTGGCCGGGGCTCGGGCTCACGACCCTCGGGGTCGCGGCCGTAGTGGTGGGCCTCGAGCTCCTCAGCGAGGGCCGCCCGGCCGGCTGGGCGGCGGCCACCCTCGCGCTGGGACTCGCCGGCCTGGCCGCCGCCGTGGCCTGGATGCGCCGCGCGCCCCGGCCGCTCTTCGACTTCTCGGTGCTGCGCGTGCGAACGTTCCGTGCGACCCAGACGGGAGGCTTCGTCTACCGCCTCACCATCCAGGCCGTGCCGTTCCTGCTGCCGCTGCTCTTCCAGGACGGCTTCGGCTGGGACCCGGTGCATTCGGGGCTGCTGGTGGCGGCCGTGTTCGTGGGCAACATCGGCGTCAAGCCGGCGACGACGCCGCTCATCCGCCGCTTCGGGTTCAAACCGGTGCTCGTGACCGCCGCGGCGGCGTCCGCGGCGACGTTCGCCGCGTGCGCGCTGCTCGCCCCCGAGACCTCCGAGGCACTGATCGCGCTCCTGCTCGTGGCCTCGGGGGCGTTCCGCTCCATCGGCTTCTCCGCCTACATGAACGTCCAGTACGCCGACGTCTCGGCCGAGCAGCTGCCGAGCGCGAACGCGATCGCCAACACCCTCGTCCAGCTGGCCGCGGCCCTCGGGGTCGCCGTCGGCGCCCTCCTCATCCGGGCAGGGGCGGCGTGGCTGCCTGAGGCGGCCGGGCACGCCGCGGCCCTGCCCTACCGGTTCGCCTTCGCCGCGATCGCGGTGCTCATGCTCGCCTCGGTCGCGGACAGCGCGCTGCTGCCGCGGCACGCGGGGACCGAGGTCAGCGGGCGCCGGAGGTGA
- a CDS encoding LysE family transporter, which produces MPLSLWGALVGACLLISFTPGAGAINTMSNSLTSGFRRAIWGVLGQQAALVVHLAVVAAGLGVLVAGSPLAFNVIRYLGALYLAYLGVRQFFSRPDTSAETAAALANEPSWSMFQRGLWVNLLNPKAIVFFLAFIPGFVRPESPLWSQYLIIGATIVTVDILVMWFFFALAAKSFQRFTRSERGQRRLNRIFGVLFVGVGVLLAVV; this is translated from the coding sequence GTGCCACTTTCCCTCTGGGGCGCCCTCGTGGGCGCCTGCCTGCTCATCAGCTTCACCCCGGGCGCCGGTGCCATCAACACCATGAGCAACTCGCTCACCTCGGGGTTCCGCCGCGCCATCTGGGGCGTGCTCGGGCAGCAGGCGGCCCTCGTGGTGCACCTTGCCGTGGTCGCCGCCGGGCTCGGGGTGCTCGTGGCCGGCTCGCCACTGGCCTTCAACGTGATCCGCTACCTGGGCGCCCTCTACCTGGCCTACCTCGGCGTGCGGCAGTTCTTCAGCAGGCCGGACACCTCCGCCGAGACGGCGGCGGCCCTCGCCAATGAGCCCTCCTGGTCCATGTTCCAGCGCGGGCTCTGGGTCAACCTCCTCAACCCCAAGGCCATCGTCTTCTTCCTGGCCTTCATCCCCGGATTCGTGCGCCCGGAGTCCCCGCTGTGGAGCCAGTACCTCATCATCGGCGCGACGATCGTGACGGTGGACATCCTGGTGATGTGGTTCTTCTTCGCGCTCGCGGCCAAGAGCTTCCAGCGGTTCACGCGCAGCGAGCGGGGGCAGCGCAGGCTCAACCGCATCTTCGGGGTGCTGTTCGTCGGCGTGGGCGTGCTCCTCGCCGTTGTCTGA